In the genome of Bacteroides mediterraneensis, the window GCACTTTCGCCGGGCTATTGGATGCTGTTGCTGATGCGCTTCGTGTCGGGACTTCCCCATGGAGCCTTCTTTGGAGTGGGGTCCATTGTAGCCGAGAAGGTGGCCGATAAGGGAAAGACTTCGCAGGCTGTGGCACTGATGATTGCGGGTATGACCATAGCCAATTTGTTCGGTGTGCCTTTCGGCACGTTGCTGAGCACATTGTTCTCCTGGCGTTTCCCCTTCTTGTTCAACACGTGTTGGGGACTGCTGGTGTTCTATCTGGTGTGGAAGTGGATTCCTTCGCTGCCGGCTTTGCCCGATACGGGACTGAAAGGACAGTTCCGCTTTCTCCGTAATCTGGCTCCGTGGCTTATCATTCTGACCACGATGTTCGGCAACGGAGGGGTGTTCTGTTGGTTCAGCTATGTTACTCCGCAGATGCTGCACGAAGCTGGGTTCCAGCCGGAAAGTCTGACGTGGATTATGATGCTGGCCGGACTGGGAATGACCCTCGGCAACCTGATTGGCGGACGTTGCGGTGATTTGTACGGGCTGGCCCCTGTGGTACAGTTCACGCAAGTGTTCATGATGCTGGCTTTGCTGGGTACTTTCCTCTTTGCGGGAGTGCCGTGGCTTTCCGTCTTGCTGATGTTCGTCTGTGCGGCTGCCCTGTTTGCCGTGTCACCTCCCCAGCAGCTGTTGCTGTTGCAGAATTCCCGGGGAAGTGAGATGATGGGAGCCGCCTGCGTGCAGATTGCGTTCAATCTGGGAAATGCGGTAGGAGCATACGCCGGAGGACTGCCGATTGATGCCGGACTGGGTTACCGCTATCCGGCACTGGTAGGAGTCTTTGTGGTGGCCTTGGGATGGATTTGCGTCACCTGGTATATCAGGCGGGAGCGCAGGTGCCTTCTGAAAAGAAAAACGACAGATACGGTTGTATCATAAAACAATATACTATGAGATTGCTTTTGTTGACTTTGATAATATGGCTCGGAGGATATCCTTTTCGTCTGGAGGCAAAGGATAATTTCTTCTCGCAATACAATTTTTATCATCTTACGGAAGAGTCGGGCTTACCCAATAACTCGGTGACTTCCGTGATAAAAGATTCGTTCGGTTATATCTGGATTGCCACTCAGGATGGACTGGCACGTTACGACGGCTACCGTTTCCTGAGTTATGGGGCGGAAAAGGCGTTGTATCCTCTGAAAGGAGATTATGTGTACACCGTGTGTGAGGACCGTTACAAAAGATTGTGGGTGGGGTCGGATGCCGGACTGGATTTGATTGACTTGCAGACGGGGATTCCTTTGCCTTTGTCTCATTTGGGTGGAGAGGAGTTTCCGGGACTTTCCTCATTGTTTGCTTCGTTTGTACGTTCTGTCGTGCAGGCTTCGAATGGAGATATCTGGGTGGTAACCGACAAGATGCTGTGGTGCCTGGAATTGGGTGACGGCGGGAAGATAACAGGATGTTATCGGATGCAGGGACAGACGGATAATTCCATTTCCGCCATTGCAGAACTGGAAGGAGGGCTTTGTGCCGGTATCGGGAACCAGCTTTACTGGATCATGAAAAAGGAAGGCAGTGTGCTCGAAAAGCAGTTGCTTTCGGACGACATCGTGCCTTTCAGCGACGACTGGCGTATTTCCTGCTTGCAGGTGGATGGCGATTTCCTGTGGATAGGAAGTAACCGCGGACTTTTCCGCTACGGACGGGCGACAAGGAGCCTGAAGCGTTATCGATATTCGTCACACCGGGAAGGGATGCTCAGTCAGGCTTACATTACAGACATCAAGCGGACATCGGACGGGCATCTGATTGTCGCTACCTTTAACGGTCTGAACGTGTATAACCGGGCTTCCGACTCGTTTTCCTTTATCCGTCGTCTGGAGGCTCCGGATGAGGGCGGATTGAACTCTAATATCATTGCCTGTCTGTTTATCGACGGACAGGACATCTGGGCCGGTACACAGGACGGGGGCGTGAATTTCTTGTACCGTTCGCGCAGGCTGGGGGTATCCCGACTGGGGGATATTCCCTGGAAATTGTCGGAAGGGCGTACTCCTCAAATCAGTGCCATCACGGAAGACAAAACGGGAGACTTGTGGGTGGGAACGATTGAAGGAGGCCTTTATCAGATGAATCCGGCGACAGAGGCTGTAAGGCATTATGCTTTCATACCGCAGAATCCGGCGTCTATTCTTTCGAACAATGTGAACGGACTCTTGATTGACAGAGACAATCACCTGTGGGTATATACGTGGGGAGCGGGTATCAGTGAGCTGGATTTGAATAAGCCGCAACCGTCGTTCCGTCAGCACTCCAATGGAAAGGTGCCTGGTCTGGAGGATGATTTTATCATGAGTGCGGCCGAAGATTCCATCAACCGGGGTATCTGGTTTGGCACCACGCACGGGCTGGTCTTTTATGACAAAGGGCAAGAGCGGTTCCGCCGGGTGGATTTTCATGCCGAGGTGTCAGAGTTCAAGTCAATCGGTTCGTTGTGTGTCGATTACAAGGGACGCCTGTGGGTAGGTACTTCCGAGGGGCTGTTTGTGGTGGACTTGTTTTCTTTTGCACGTTCTCGTCGACATTTCAATTATATTTATTTGCGCTATAAACTTGATGATGCAAAGTCTACGCAAGTAGAACGAATCAACGTGGTCTTTCAGGACAGTCAGGGAAGAATCTGGCTGGGAGGAAAGGGTACGGGACTGTATCGCTTGGTTTCGGATGAAGGAAACCGTTTCCGGTTCAAACATTATGGCAAAGAAGAGGGCTTTGCGGAGAATTCGGTGTATGGATTGTCGGAAGATAGCAAGGGGAACCTGTGGATTGCGACGGACAACGGGCTGTCCCGTTTGCGGGTAGCGGAAGGCACGTTTGTCTCCTACGGCAAGTCCGACGGTCTCGTGGATAGTGATTATGATGTGAACACCTTGTATTTTTCGTTGAGACACAATCGTTTATATTGTGGGAAAGATCATGGCTTGTATGAGGTATCCCTTAAACGAATTCCCCCACATGCCAACGAACGTTCAATCGCTATTTCTTCATGCCGTATCAATGACGGAGAATGGGAGTATTGGACCCGGAAATGTGTAGACGGCCTGGAGGAGGGAGACAAACTGGAACTGGCTCTGACGACGCATGAATATGGCTACAATGAGACGGTCCGTATCCGTTACAGAGTGGAGGAAGACGGTGGAAAATGGACGGAACTTCCGGTACAGAATCCAGTGGTGGTACTGCCCTCGCTT includes:
- a CDS encoding two-component regulator propeller domain-containing protein, which encodes MRLLLLTLIIWLGGYPFRLEAKDNFFSQYNFYHLTEESGLPNNSVTSVIKDSFGYIWIATQDGLARYDGYRFLSYGAEKALYPLKGDYVYTVCEDRYKRLWVGSDAGLDLIDLQTGIPLPLSHLGGEEFPGLSSLFASFVRSVVQASNGDIWVVTDKMLWCLELGDGGKITGCYRMQGQTDNSISAIAELEGGLCAGIGNQLYWIMKKEGSVLEKQLLSDDIVPFSDDWRISCLQVDGDFLWIGSNRGLFRYGRATRSLKRYRYSSHREGMLSQAYITDIKRTSDGHLIVATFNGLNVYNRASDSFSFIRRLEAPDEGGLNSNIIACLFIDGQDIWAGTQDGGVNFLYRSRRLGVSRLGDIPWKLSEGRTPQISAITEDKTGDLWVGTIEGGLYQMNPATEAVRHYAFIPQNPASILSNNVNGLLIDRDNHLWVYTWGAGISELDLNKPQPSFRQHSNGKVPGLEDDFIMSAAEDSINRGIWFGTTHGLVFYDKGQERFRRVDFHAEVSEFKSIGSLCVDYKGRLWVGTSEGLFVVDLFSFARSRRHFNYIYLRYKLDDAKSTQVERINVVFQDSQGRIWLGGKGTGLYRLVSDEGNRFRFKHYGKEEGFAENSVYGLSEDSKGNLWIATDNGLSRLRVAEGTFVSYGKSDGLVDSDYDVNTLYFSLRHNRLYCGKDHGLYEVSLKRIPPHANERSIAISSCRINDGEWEYWTRKCVDGLEEGDKLELALTTHEYGYNETVRIRYRVEEDGGKWTELPVQNPVVVLPSLPSRNCRLEIQTTNQEGEWQQEMLRLDLQVRPYYYKSWWFWSLILLAAGSLSVPFYRYKVRRLKRRQVVLEQLVAQRTHELEVQNHSLEVMAHHVEEMAEEKIRFFTHITHEFRTPVTLIHGPIEQALSLTSDEEVKEQLQIAERNVEDLLSLVNELMDFRKLDTEKVKLNVHPFDLVAMIEDLLLPFIAFVKDRHITLQTYYHLQGLSVSADPQYLHRVLTNLLANAVKFTPDGGTIRLYAARLVDEEGKVQLYLSVSDTGCGIPEKDLPQIFDSFFQAQNKVVYPVFGQSGTGIGLNVCKRIVALHGGVIYARNNRAGGSSFRIQLPMKEMPADELSASATEAADKNASSAEAVSAAQATVLIVDDNHDMRRYIRSLLKKDYKLLEAENGVKALEVIKKHSVDLIISDLLMPEMDGLELSKRVKENLETSHIPFLILTAVRSEENEKICYSVGVDEYLCKPFDAEVLKYRIRNILALRRGYRERFSKPAALADVSELGLIEESRDKTFMDKAMELMKRHYADSEYGLDAFIRDMGYSKTLVNQKMQNLAGMPIGQFMKNFRLDMGYQLLEQGKGEANVSEVAYAVGFNDPKYFTKCFKQRFGCLPSSVGHS
- the araJ gene encoding MFS transporter AraJ, which codes for MKKSLLALASGTLGLGIAEFVMMGILPHVARDLGISIPQAGHFISAYAIGVCVGAPLTVLIARTRPLKQILLGLAAIYVIGNLCAALSPGYWMLLLMRFVSGLPHGAFFGVGSIVAEKVADKGKTSQAVALMIAGMTIANLFGVPFGTLLSTLFSWRFPFLFNTCWGLLVFYLVWKWIPSLPALPDTGLKGQFRFLRNLAPWLIILTTMFGNGGVFCWFSYVTPQMLHEAGFQPESLTWIMMLAGLGMTLGNLIGGRCGDLYGLAPVVQFTQVFMMLALLGTFLFAGVPWLSVLLMFVCAAALFAVSPPQQLLLLQNSRGSEMMGAACVQIAFNLGNAVGAYAGGLPIDAGLGYRYPALVGVFVVALGWICVTWYIRRERRCLLKRKTTDTVVS